The Glycine max cultivar Williams 82 chromosome 12, Glycine_max_v4.0, whole genome shotgun sequence genome window below encodes:
- the LOC100779201 gene encoding leucine-rich repeat extensin-like protein 3: MRIANSHTQLIVDFIFLWRKPFFDLLVCFLERWWMAKNNKYASINFNHIYEKTNTTNPHNKNPSLSSSSASYSAVSAPNKPHGRILVLTRPTPKPITPSTPQPQQQQPPPPTPIQHNHPRSEPGSDAISLRPLGRTGTGSPLLSLPVVSSPDKDLPLLSPQPPKTDKFVPPHLRPGFVPREEAPPPGPELRPNGRPKSGGGPDRMRRVGPGGVSDAGVLGRGTRPSSSG, encoded by the coding sequence ATGAGAATCGCAAATTCCCACACACAATTGATTGTTGATTTCATTTTCCTCTGGCGGAAGCCATTTTTCGATCTGTTGGTGTGCTTTCTGGAAAGGTGGTGGATGGCAAAAAACAACAAGTACGCCTCTATTAACTTCAACCACATCTACGAAAAAACCAACACCACCAACCCACACAACAAGAatccttctctctcttcttcttccgcTTCCTATTCCGCCGTCTCCGCCCCCAACAAACCCCATGGCCGCATCCTCGTCCTAACCCGACCCACTCCCAAACCCATCACGCCCTCCACCCCGCAACCGCAACAGCAACAACCACCACCGCCGACCCCGATCCAGCACAACCACCCCCGGTCCGAACCAGGATCGGACGCGATCTCGCTCCGACCCCTGGGCCGAACCGGAACCGGTTCACCGCTCTTGTCGCTCCCCGTTGTTTCCAGCCCCGACAAGGACTTGCCCTTGCTCTCTCCTCAGCCGCCCAAGACGGACAAGTTCGTACCGCCACACCTTCGGCCCGGGTTCGTTCCCAGGGAGGAGGCTCCCCCGCCCGGGCCCGAACTTCGGCCCAACGGCCGGCCCAAGTCGGGTGGCGGCCCGGACAGGATGAGAAGGGTTGGGCCGGGTGGCGTCTCGGATGCGGGGGTCTTGGGCCGCGGGACTCGGCCCAGTTCCAGTGGATG
- the LOC100500293 gene encoding fasciclin-like arabinogalactan protein 13, translated as MASTCTPSTLILLTLTTFLIAQAQAQAPAPSPSGAVNLTAILEKGGQYTTLMKLLKDTQQLTQIESQLKSNSQGFTLFAPTDNAFQSLKPGALNKLSDDQKVKLILFHVTPKYYTISDLLTVSNPVRTQATEKEGTWGLNFTGQGGNQVNISTGVVQTQLNNPLREKFPLAVYQVDKVLLPLELFGTTKTRASSAAPSPKGSKSTPEIPSVGKAGSAPSDSPKDTNAANGMNVGFGLVLGLGFICMGALS; from the coding sequence ATGGCTTCCACATGTACACCCTCCACACTCATTCTCCTCACCCTCACCACATTCCTCATTgcccaagcccaagcccaagccCCGGCACCGTCCCCGTCGGGCGCGGTGAACCTCACCGCGATCCTGGAAAAGGGTGGGCAATACACCACCCTAATGAAACTCCTGAAGGACACACAGCAGCTCACTCAAATCGAGTCCCAGCTCAAATCAAACTCACAAGGCTTCACGCTCTTCGCGCCGACCGACAACGCCTTCCAGAGCCTGAAACCCGGTGCCCTAAACAAGCTCAGCGACGACCAGAAGGTGAAGCTCATTCTCTTCCACGTCACTCCCAAATACTACACCATCTCCGATCTGTTAACCGTGAGCAACCCCGTGAGGACGCAGGCCACGGAGAAAGAAGGGACCTGGGGGCTGAACTTCACCGGCCAAGGCGGTAACCAGGTGAACATCTCCACAGGGGTGGTGCAGACGCAGCTCAACAACCCACTGAGGGAGAAGTTTCCTCTGGCTGTGTACCAGGTTGACAAGGTTCTGTTGCCGTTGGAACTCTTCGGAACCACCAAGACTCGTGCTTCTTCTGCGGCTCCTTCTCCTAAGGGTTCTAAGAGCACTCCTGAGATTCCCAGCGTTGGTAAGGCTGGTTCTGCTCCTTCGGATTCTCCTAAGGATACTAATGCTGCCAATGGGATGAATGTGGGTTTCGGACTTGTTCTTGGACTTGGCTTCATTTGCATGGGAGCTCTCTCTTGA